The following is a genomic window from Thermoanaerobacterales bacterium.
GTTTTCTTCCTTTCGCGCGCCTACGCTTGATCACGTTGCGCCCCGAGTGGGTCGCCATTCGCTGCAAAAACCCGTGCATTCTTTGCCTTTTCCTTTTCTTCGGCTGGTAGGTCCGTTTCAACGATGTCACCTCCCGCGCGGGCAGGCATTAACTGGAAG
Proteins encoded in this region:
- the rpmH gene encoding 50S ribosomal protein L34, with the translated sequence MKRTYQPKKRKRQRMHGFLQRMATHSGRNVIKRRRAKGRKRLSA